In Erigeron canadensis isolate Cc75 chromosome 8, C_canadensis_v1, whole genome shotgun sequence, the DNA window CTTTTTGTTTTGGAGGGAGAGTTAGTTGGGAATAGTGGTACTAATTTTAGAAAAGGTTGATTTCGATTTCTAGGATAATGTGTTTAAGTTATTCATTGTTGAAGGGATGTAGTTTGTTGTGGAAGATGGAGTGAAGTCCTAGTTTAGTTGGTGAAAGTAGGGGCTTTAGAGATTTTGGTTTTGGAAAATTGGAAATTTGATGGGTTTTTGAGTGTTATATGGAATTTTTGTGCTGAGAAATGCAACCGCCACGACAGCATTCGTGGGTCAATCTTGTGGAAATGAAAGGTCGGTTAGTTAAGAAGCTTGGGCTGGAGAGGTCTAAGCAGTATCTTGATTATTTGAATCGGTTTTTGAGTTTGAAGTTAAGTAAAGGTGAGTTTGATAAGCTTTGTTTAAGGACACTCGGGAAAGATAATATCTGTCTGCATAATCAGTTGATAAGTTCAGTTTTGAAGAATGCTTGCACAAAAGTTTCATCCGGGTTACATGATGATGATTTAAGAACAGTTGGAAATAAGAAAACTTCTGATGGAGTTTACAATCAAAATGGGTCTGTTCCGGTTGTGGTCCAGGCTACAAGCTTGACTTTGTCGAATGGAGATATACCGCTTACCTCCCCACGTAAGGCAAGGACTGGATCACGTGATCGCAGAGTTGTGGATCGTAAAAGTTCCATGGGGCCAAACAGGAAGACAAATAACAGTTCTTTTTCACCATCCATTCCACATTCTGGTGAACTTCATGCTGTTTTACAGAATGGGGATTCATCTTCCCTTGAAGATCAAGAACTGATGCAACAAGCAGGAAATGGTGATGTTACTGATGTAAATCATGTAAAGCAGACCGAATCATTAGGTAGAAAAGCTGGGAAAGGCGTATCCAATAGAACTTCATTACACAGTCCACTTGGGATTCCCTTTTTGCCAGTTAGTATAGGTGGGGCCCAGGCGGCTTTAACATCAGCAAGTAGTAGTAAACGTGTCGGTGTTTTGCATACTGATGGTTTGTTAGACACAGAAACGTTGAAGGAACACATGGAGCAGATTGCTTCACTTCATGGCCTGGAAATGGTGTCAATGGATTGTGCCAATGTGCTAAACAGAGGATTAGATGCATATTTGAAGGGTTTAGTTAGGTCTTGTACTGAACTACATGTAGCTCGATCCATTCATGAGCCAACAAAAAGCGGTTCTCCTAATAACACGACTCTAATGGGTCCCCTAAATGGTGTCAGACCGGCCTATCACCATGAAGTTCAAAGTAGCGGCTGGCCTTTGGGTGTTATACAAGAAAATGAAGCGAAGCCTAAACGGGTAGTAACTTTGCGAGACTTTTCGGTGGCTATGGAGCTTAACTGTAAACAGCTTGGGGAAGACTGGCCTGTTCTTCTGGAGAAGATATGTACACATAATATTGAGGAATAAAACTTGTATCTGTTCAAATTTCAAAGTCTTTAGTATTTCAATGTGGCTCATGGTGTATAATAGAATGTTACGGAGGGGGATTTAAGTTATTGGATCAAGATTCCGGGTCCACGTCAGCAAAAAACTGGAATGGAACTGAAAATTGAAAAGGGAAGACCAATATCGGTTAGCCTTGTTGTATGATTAGCATCTCTAAGTCAATATTTTCTGCTTATTCTTCTGTAATTTAGTTGATGAGTTAATTTAGAAAAGTTTTGCAGGAATAATATATGTAGCTTGGTACTTCATTAAAATATAGAGGCTTGCATGATTTGAGATTTCCcgtgtatgtatttttttaacactAGAGATAATTTATATTAAAGATTAATGACACATTTTATAGTTAATAATGTTTTCTTAATGAAGCATTGTCTTTGTAAAACTAAGCTGTTCATTTCGCTACTGCTTGGCAATTCTTTTCTTTGTTTACAGTAAGTTTCTGTTTCTGTGGCTTTGAAAATTATGTTGATGCCAACAAGTAATGAAGAAAGTTGAATTTATCAGTTCTGTTTCACATGTatcttcatatatatagttagtttTTTCTTCATAAAATCAACTGTATATCATCGATATGATAAATgtttgaaattaattttaaggTACTTTTTCTTCTCTGCGTATTACCGATTATTAATCATCTCCAAGGTGGTCTAGTAGTTAGGTATACTGAAGGTGTCAGAATAAACCCAGGTAAGAACCTCAATAGCTAAACATTTTGGGAGGGCTAGGTAATAAGTCTAGGCAACAGCCACGGGAACATCGGTTAGACCAGACACATCTGAGCCAAAGGCATGAGTTTCCATGGTAGCCTGGACGGGGATCTCTCTTAAttgttttttctattttcactattatatttataacttttttttagttttatatttgtCACTTCTATCTATATGTAACTTGAACCCATCTCTAGTTGTTTGTTAAGGTTTCATTtgtatttacctttttttttttttatttctcatgcttttaacatcaattaaaTGGTACCTGGTATCTCGTATTTGTCACTTCTCGTAGTCTCGTACTACCTAAATGACCCGTGAAATGAAAATGGTAAATGGCTTGGAAAGAATAGTAAATTTCTATACTTGCTTGATTAACATTAATGAAATAAGTTCAAGAACATGATCATGTGTATTTGTTTGACCTGTGATTTACATTAATGAAATAAGTTCAAGAAAATGATTATCTGTATCTGTTTGACCTGTAGAACCCTAAGCATGCTCATATTgctattctttttctttccttttagtTTGCTAAATAGCATACAGCAATGTAAACACTTCATTCCAACTTTTTgtgtacgtatatatgtatttatatgcatatattgATTTTTGTAACAGTGTTTAACTAGGAGATTCTTGAAACTGCTTGTAACATATATCGTACCTTGTTTAACATACTCCCTGCTTGTAAGCTGTCACATACCCCATATTGGGGATCGGATTCTATACCTGAAAGAGCCTTTTAGATACTTGGACTCGGTGCTACACAAATTAGGGAGGATAGACGAAGACGTGAATCACGTGATCCATCGTATACAAGTTGGGTGGACGGCGGCTACAGGAGTCATGTGCGATAAGAGAATTCCTTTAAAgcttaaaataaaattctatAGAGTGGTGATCTGACCGGTCCGAGTGTCTACTGATGACAAAAGCACAAGCAAATCGGATGAAGGTGGCAGAAATGAGGATGCTAAAGTGGATTTACAATATAACAATGCTAGACATGATCTCGATTTGCGGTACAACTTTCtaaattgtttttgttaaaaCATACTGGACAATTGTTATAGTAATTGTTTTTGCAAGTGCTTACACCCTCCTTAATTAGTTGAGTACACATAGAAAACCCAAAAAGAAGTGTTGATTGGTCAACTCCAACCCCTAGTGATCCTTCTAAAAACATATACCCCTTTGACTCAGCTGATTTGACCATTTACTGTCTAGACACTAGCTGGTTGACTAAGCCTGGCTGGGCTCAGTTTCCATCAGCTTGtagaaaatcaaaatcaagTATATTTGATAAATCTTCATGAAAAGTCGGTTGCACATGGTTGTGACGTTGGCTTGGGGCACTCATTTGGGCGATACAGGTCAGCTCTTTTTCAGCCCATGAAGCAGCAGTTCTGAAATATCTAGTTGGTATTTGCTTTAGCACCTCATCAGGAGTGTGACAGAAGCTCAATGAACAATAATTGGCCTGAGCCAAAAGGTGAAGTTGTATGCATTTTGGCTGGTCTTGGACCCAAGGTACCTTTTGTCTTGTGTTGCACGTTGCATGATATTTGGAACAATTTCTCTCGACTTCCCTTATCAATTCAAGTTTCTACACTTTAGGTAGCTCCAAGTTAAAGTTCTCTATTTCTGTTGTCctcatatttatttctattcTTTGGTCTCGCATTAGCCGTATGTCATGATAAAAAATTTCATTGTTACAGTAATCATCTACATCTTTTAATAGAGTTTGTATGCACTAAGAAAATACTGCTGGCTTTAAGTGTGGAGTTTGTAGGATCTCTCTACCGACAAACTCTCCTATATGGTTTACACTTTGAGGTTTCATTTTCCAAATCCAGATTTTGGGAGAGCGTTTCAAGGGACACTATATGTATCGATATAGGGCATTTGGAAGTGGCATTATCGGATCAATTAAGCTAAGCAGGAAGAAAAGCATAAAATTTGCGAAGAGGACATTATCCCCCAGATTCAAATACTTTAAATTTCCGGATTGCTGAtagatgcaagaagaattatctTCACTGGAGCCTTTGGATGTCTAGCCTGAATGCAGGTTTGTGTCTGAACTCTAAAGATAGCTTATCAGGGTGGTTTGTGTCTGAACTCTAAAGATAGCTTATCACGAGAGCCCATAGAATTTTCCGTTAAGTCCATAATAGACTCGCTCCATGGCTGCATTAGAGAGCATTTCCAGGCAAAAAGTTTTGATAAGGCTCAAAAGTATTTCGATGAATTGTAAATCCTTGACTATTGTACAAAGATTAGTTTCGGaactttaatttgttttacccttcgagttactttttttttcaatactGGGGCTGCACATCATAATTAAGTTCCTCAAATGCTTATGATTGTTCTTTAATACGAAAAATCAAATCAGAGATTTAGATTACTATATCTTGATTATTCTATCAAAATACATTCAAAGTGGATGTATcacgattttttattttattttgaaagaaacGTATATATAGTTTAGACTGgatgatatgatttttttattttttaattcgaGTTAGTTGTTAGCAAACCAGCAGCCATATTAACATCCAAACGGATAAtattaagataataattttatcctttttttcttctaacAAACACTTCTAAATTAACCTTTTGGCAAGTTCtatctatagtaaaatttgtATGTATTACTTTTggaagtatatatttattttaagggaTTAATTTCCTCGAATGtgagaaactttgaacgaatgtctataataggaaataactaaagttgtgtgtattgtatgtaaacaactttgaaataatgtttattgtatataagaatttcgtttcaaccaattaaaatctgacaagtggcacctgtatatggttgccacgtatgttttcttacatacaataaacattttttcaagttgcttacatataatacacataactttagttttttccaactatagacattcggtcaaagataatTACATTCCAAGAAAACTAATCCCTTATTTTAAAACATACTTAGACAAATACaaattaacatttattttaCCCGATTATCTATATTCATCCTTATTCTCCCATTTTGTATAAGGAAGTTAATATTGGTATCactgatttttatatatagtccAACTGGTTAGAGGCATTCCAGGTTTTAcctaaggtcttgagttcgatccttagggatgacaagtcatgagattttttcctccgaatacttgtaacggctcatggtcaacatctcgttatCTAGGATACGTGtaaggtttcaccattatacggtgaggtttctctGATGTTACATactgactgaatgttcgaaaaaaaaccACAATAACAACTATCACAACATACCTCAACTATCACAAACAAACCTTAGTGCATAGTTGTGACTTGTGGTGTAGTAATATAACTAACAATTGTACTAATATCAATTCCTTACATAAACCTATCAAACAATACACATCATGATTTTTCGGTCTTCCCTCTCATCGAGAAATAACTATTGGTAACGAGCCAAATAATGAAGCTCTCATAGTCTGATCCTTATAATAAGATCACGATCTCCTGTTTGAGGGTTTGTACTTTTGAACCGATTAATCCATTCCAACCATCTTTGTAGTTGCACTCAAGTTCATGATCTATATGCTCTGAGCCTTTGATTACCTTAATAAAAGTAAAGTTAAGTGGTCCAATATTTGTTAGGAAAAACATGAGTCACATGTTTGGTTAACCTTAACTTCAAATGTGTAAGCATACATACACTACTAGTCTAGTAGTTTCACCAAACATTTATACACCACTTGTACACAATCAAATATGCTTTaaagtatttatataatattatgaaaCACGTTTATAGTGTACATCTAAAAATAGGTGTACTTTCTTCTTATTCTTCTTAGGGTCCGTTTCTTTTTTAGGTCATTATGTGTTGAgtgtattaagtgactgaatgaataaaaaatttatgtatgtattaaattaaatctaagTAATTgacagttatttttatttattaaataaataaaaacataaaatttaactgaataattaagttcttaagtttattaagtaaaaaaaataattcttattattattcttgtacagttttaaaagaaaattccTATTTTCGGTGGGCCGTGCCTACTGCCTACAATCACGCTAGTCGTCAATTAAAGTGTATAGTGCAAAAATATATTTGTCCCCTTTGTTTATCcgatttataaaacaaatttattcattcatattattattaccaGTACACGTATAATTACCATTAGTGTTCTGGCGGCATCATTTTCTGATCCCGGTATGTCACATCTACCTTtctctttttaacatgtttttagATCAAAGtttctcttttgtttttttaatgttatagaTCTGATTTTTAGGAGAGTTTGTGTTCagatatttcttctttttttttttcctttgcacatctatatctatatatatatatacatatatattggtGATAGAGGTGCTGGAAGAAAGAGTCTAATGAACAATGGACGACATATATAAAGATGTGTTTTATGTTATGGGTATTAATTAATGGAGTTAAGTCTGTACAACTTGAATCGATTGGGATTATAAGTtttgggtattttttttttatcgatgTTTTTTAGTAGCAACTCTGTCACCCTAAGTTGACATTCAGATCACCCATTTGGCAAATTGGTGGTCAAAATTGACATTAGCAAATTTTGTGTTGGTGCTTTGGTTAGCTTCACTAAACTCGAATTGCTCAATTAACAGTATCCGTAGACCGTAAGTAGTATCATTATTTGACATTCGTCTAGCATTTTGGAACGCCTTTTTTGCATTACTTAGCCCTTTTACCCCTTTTTGTCATCCCTCTTAAGTAACATAGCTCATTTTACTATTTTAGTAGAGGATTAGACATTTTGGATTCCATCTATGTGGTATTAGGCAGGGCTGGCCTATGTAATCCATTGGGTATACTTATCAAAGTCCTAATAAATTTGTAGAAATACTATAGTTTTATGGAAGTTATACACTAATATGTACTAGTAATTCCCAATTATGTTCTCAATCTTTCTATTACATTACTAATCTGATCCATATACGTAGTTCTGTGATGATCATCATATTCagttttatctatttatatatttatgtgccTTATTGGATGCAATATATAAAATCACCATCTTTTCATATATTACAATGCAAGTACAACAGTTTTCTTCTCAAATTCTACCTAAAACAAGTGCAATATTTTCCCATTGGTTACCGCATCATTCTCATTAGTCAACAGGATTTTATCTGTCTTTTTTGTTATTCGGCTTACACAACGGTAAAAAGGGACAAATTCAAGTGTACCCTTTCGAAGACTAATAATCACTTTAATATATTGGTATGATTTTGGTACACCTGATTTCTACCTTTGTTCATAGCAAGTTGAACTTATGGTATTTCACAAATGGTTAACAAATAATTCCTGATATGTGCTTATCTTTTGTTCTGGATGATGTACCATCTTTATATCCCTTTTCAGTGGctgttacatttaaaaaaaaaatcatatccaCTGTTTAGTTATCTATATCCTGCCAAGTACATTGCTCATTCACATATCACATCCACGATTCTTGCCTTCTTTTATGCTTGTCCATTTCAAAGTTTTACCTGACGCCGTCAACTTGAACTAAAGTTTATGCAGATTATGCTGCGGTGCCGCCATTGAACACCCAAGTGCATTAAGTCAATGGCTCTAGACGGTGTAATCACTTCTCCTCACCGGAGAACTCAAACAGCATTTTCTTCAAATTCGTCAAGAAAGAATTACCCAACCGGAAATGAATTGGGTAGCTTCTCCACTGTAATCAGGCGGCACCGCTTCCTATTAACTGCCCTTGCACTCCTTGCTTTCCTTTGCACCATTTATCTTTATTTTGCTGTCACTTTAGGGGCCGATGTGTGTATTGGTTTGACCGGCACCCAGAAAGCTTTGTGTCATGTTCAACAGGCAAAAGAATCAGTAGCCAAAGGGAAACTGAAATTTATCTAATGTATGAAGCACTAAAGCTAAATATTGTGGTTTATGTAATATTTATCATTATGTGTCTTGTTAGCATtcagaaacaaaaaagaagTGTTCTTGTTAGCATTcagaaacaaaagaaagaagtgTTCTTTTTGAAGTTGCAAAAAAATCTTTACTAATAGTGTAGAAGCTGATCATCAATTATATGGTGTTTTATGGACAAATATAGTAACAGTTGTAAGACTGCATTCGAATATGCTTCTGCAAAAATGATATATAGTGATCACTTGTATAAGTTTCTTTAAAACTCGGCATAGAACAACAAAACTAGTAAACCGAATATTAAATATCTCTTCCCTGACTGCTCTCGTTCGAGTTTTTATTCCACTACCATCTGCCCTCATTAACCAATTAGATGATACACTAGAATTCCTCTTACGAATATCCGGCACTGACCACAATAATGTTGAATTACATCGAATAAAATGATAAGCTACAAATGCATCTTCTTCCATCATCTTTGTATATATTCACTAGTTGACGAGTCAAGAAAAAATGACAACCATTGGGGCTTCCGGTTTTGATGGGGGAAAGATCTTGATTAATGTATGAGTCATGGAAATGACCTTCTTAACCCCAAATGTTCACAAGTTGAAACAATTTTCAGTAAGATCCAATCAACTTGGAATGAAGCAGAATGCTTGTTTCCGCAGCTTGTCTCGTGTTCTGACCATACTACAAACGAATCATAAGCTCATGAACCAAGAAATTCCAAGTAGGCCCTTTTGTTGTACTTACTACACTTGTATATGCAACACCTCTGGAGATTCCATTTTTCTGTGCAAAATATGGTTCATTATCAAGTAAGACAACTTacattatcttttatatttcataaatctTGGTAAACATTatcatatgtgtgtgtatgtatattcatatatatgtattgtatgATACATACTTGATTTGAAGTCACGAGATTTGTATAAGTTAAACAACACTCTGAAATCATAAATTGCATAGGTATTAATATTCTATACCATGACCCAATGACTGAATATAAAATTCTTTGAATGATATAATATTCACAACAATCATGAATGAATCTGTCCCTTTTGCagtttcattccaaactgcaagtTTCTTGAGCAAATCCAAGTGTTGAGGCTTTAGTGTTGTATATAACTCTTGTGTTCTTTTGCTGGTAATTACCAATGATGCCAATATCCTCTTCATCCGATAGTCCTGCAATAGCTAGACAAACTTGAGATGCATCCGACTTTGCAAAGTATAGTAATCCGTTTACATCGACTGTAAGCTTAGCATTGCTTTCAAAATGTAGCTTGAATGTAGGTATCTCCACTTGATCATAGGAAGAGAGGTTAAAACAAGTATCCAAGATTGAAAAGTTTGGAGCTTTTGGAAAACCCGAAAACTGTTTTAAGAATTCGGACTTCACAGCAATGTAAACAGAGGAAAAAAGCCTTGTGATAACGGTTCCTGAATCTATTAGCATTTTCTTTTGACCGAAACTTGGGTCTTGTAACCATACCCCTCCTATACTGATTCCTGTGAGGTTAAGAAAGTAAAAAGGAAGCAATGGGTTGGATATTAACTTAGTATAAGAAATCGGGCTAAAGTTCTTGTAAGCTGAAATCTCATCCCCTAAAATTAGTGACCCTGAACCCTTATCTGTCACTGATGGTAAACAGTAAGAAAAAACTCCTCCAAAAACATCATTAGTTTGAGTAACCAATGAAAGAGCACTCCTTCCAAGTCCCATAAGCCCGGAAGCTCCCCCAAACAGTCCATCATTAACCCGTCCACAACCAAACACGAAACCATTGATTGCTGAGGTACCAAGTACAATGCTGTCACTAGCTAGATCACCTTTTGTGTACGACCCGTCTCCATAGCTAACATAGTAGTTACAAGTTGTAGAGTTAGCCTCACAAACTCCTGAGTTACCAGTGGCAGATTGGAGGTCTTGACAAGTTGTTGACTTGCATAGAACTGGTTTGTATGAAGGAGAGTCTGTTGGGTTAAATAGAGGTTCTTGTTGACTATAACAAGAACCACACGGTTCACATTGGACCCATGTGACGTCACTCCCTGTATCCACGATTAGTGTCATGTTGCGACTGCCTAAGCCAACGGTCACAATGTAGTTGAGAGTCTGGAGTTTGGCTCCAGATATAAGAGGGATCTGAGCTTGTGAAAGTTCTTGATTAAAGCCATTAAAAAGCGCAATTTTAATCCTTGATTGTAGCGAATGCACCCGAATTTGATCTGAAAGTATGTGTTTTTGGAGTCTTTGGTTCCAATTTGACTTGGTTTTAGAACAGTAGTCCTTGTGATGCACTTCTAATATAGTTACATTCTTTTCTGTTCCTggaaaataacattaaaatgaGCCTTATGGAGTGTTTAGGATTTCCCTCATTTTGATTGTTTACATAAATTATCAACTTTTATAAGAGTCAAATAATCAGTTTGAAATCagcatcttatatatatatatatatatatatagggtaaagttattttgagaatttttttttttcgagaacctttgagaacttttcaaatcaagcccaaccaatgattgttctttacatgaaaattgttttttgactgtttactgaataacttatgtgtaattttgaagtttataattatgtggaggcatagattatcatccgttatacaattatatggagatttggattattgatcacatgtgcacgaatattgctatgatcacatgtatgcaagtcaatcacatgtaatcagaaaattacacataaggtattcagaaaacaatcaaaaaacaattttcatgtaaagaatagtcatcggttgggcttgatttgaaaagttcttaaaggttctcgcaaaaaaaagagttcttaaaaataacttttcaatatatatatatatatatatatattcttgttcATTATTGCGATATCATAAAGCAGAATCACCTTTGTCCATTACACAAGTTTATCTTCAAAATACAATGTCAAACATTCCCTTATGTAGttgtattaatttaaatatgaaaaatatactTTAGAACACCAATCACCTTATACATTGTacctaattaattaagtatGAAAATTATAGGAATTAGTTATAGCCTTATAGGGaattttttttcccctaaaCATTCAGTTGGGATACAAATTAAGGGAAATCTCACGGTATAATAGTGAAGTCTTGTATGTATCTAGACAACAAGATGTTGATCAAggaccgttacaagtattcagaagGAAAAATCTCAAGGCTTACAATCCTTGATAATCGAATTTAAGACCTTAGATAAAACCAGGAATGCCACTAACAATTCCCCTTATTTCCTAACTTATATGCCATGCATAGCTCTAGCTAGTCTAAATGGGTAACCGTCCAAGTCCCCTATCAACACGAGAGAATGTAAATAGTAGTACTCCGTGTATGTATAACACTAAGGTTAAAAGGACATGACGGGATTTGAACCCTAGACCTCCATATCTATGTTGTAGGTCCCCGCCACTAAGCTACTATCGCGGAAATGGATATTGAATTAAAGGTTCAGAAAAGTGGGATTTCTCATGCAAGGTGAATTGTTTTAATTACATATTGCGAAAAAGATATATACTCGTATAGAATAAAAAGATAAGTGAAGAAGTACTAACTTGATCTTTGAGGAAAGCATTTAGTTGTATTATGATTTTGTTCACGTTTCCACTTGAGTTTCTTCAAATTGAGAACTTGCCTATCTACAAAGCCATGACCACCATTGTCGGAATTCGAGGCGATAGCTGAAGAAGATGCATTATGTAAAAAAAGTGAAAAGAGGAAGAAGAATGGGAGAAAATTATTAATAGACATGGTTTATTAATCTCTACACACAAAGAAGTGTAGAGGGGTTTGAGAATCTTTCTAAGAGTTGGAGGTTGGCATGAGAACAAAAGGGAAAGGGCTGGCTGAAGAGTTGATTAATTAAGGACCCCACGTCCCCACTCTTTGGTTGCATGAGAAATTATTGAAGCTTCACATGCACATCTacattgataaaaataaaaaatactcctaataaatatatatgcatgttataaataaattgtttCTTTTGATAGGTGGTATTTCATCATCTTGTGATTTTTCAACCATTTTTGTTGGTTGTTTATGACTGAGCTTTCCTTGACAAAGACTGCCCCTTCACGGAGTcgtatgctatatatatattgcttttCCCATGCAcccttaatatataattatatatacacataacatcCCATGTCCGTCCTCGTGCATGATGATAATATAAGCTTAATTAGTGATCAACGATATATAATCTATTTTTAGGTTAAGAAGTTACTAGATGCATGCATGGGTGTCTTTTTCCACATAGCGTATACGTACATATACaagtatctatctatctatctatctatatatatatatatatatatatagatcgagATCGAGATACGATTATTAGTATAATTAAGACGGCTATATATACTAATTCATTCATTAAATATGCATGTATACCAATTTGACATACAATTAGTTAGTTTATGGTATGTAAACGATGTAATGTTTTGTGATGCTTAATCGTACGTAACTTTGGCTGTTATTTGCAACTTTATAAGATTCATATGACTAATTAAAGTTTACATAAAGCCTAAAAATGTTTAAGAATTGAAGGATTGAGATGAAGAAAGGGAAAGAATAAAAAACCATGTGTCAATAATAGTTTAGTTAATTAAGCATATTTAGTCTTTGAATTTTATACTATAAGACCCTCAAAATACTCtagaaattttattaatatttttttctttaatacatGAGATTTTGTTCTTTAATTAGGAGAGTATTGACACATGATTTTATTTAGACATGACGGGTTTTGTTCTTTAATTAAGCAAATGCAGATAATATTTTGTTCTTTAATACATGAGATTTTGTTCTTTAATAAAAATCATGTGTCACTCTCTCCTAATTATTCtagaatttatattaatatttcattaatttacactttttagtcccggaataaacttaatttatatatatttttaaccatcaacttgaaaagattttaattattt includes these proteins:
- the LOC122579018 gene encoding uncharacterized protein LOC122579018, whose product is MQPPRQHSWVNLVEMKGRLVKKLGLERSKQYLDYLNRFLSLKLSKGEFDKLCLRTLGKDNICLHNQLISSVLKNACTKVSSGLHDDDLRTVGNKKTSDGVYNQNGSVPVVVQATSLTLSNGDIPLTSPRKARTGSRDRRVVDRKSSMGPNRKTNNSSFSPSIPHSGELHAVLQNGDSSSLEDQELMQQAGNGDVTDVNHVKQTESLGRKAGKGVSNRTSLHSPLGIPFLPVSIGGAQAALTSASSSKRVGVLHTDGLLDTETLKEHMEQIASLHGLEMVSMDCANVLNRGLDAYLKGLVRSCTELHVARSIHEPTKSGSPNNTTLMGPLNGVRPAYHHEVQSSGWPLGVIQENEAKPKRVVTLRDFSVAMELNCKQLGEDWPVLLEKICTHNIEE
- the LOC122578774 gene encoding uncharacterized protein LOC122578774; this translates as MALDGVITSPHRRTQTAFSSNSSRKNYPTGNELGSFSTVIRRHRFLLTALALLAFLCTIYLYFAVTLGADVCIGLTGTQKALCHVQQAKESVAKGKLKFI
- the LOC122578773 gene encoding aspartyl protease family protein At5g10770, with amino-acid sequence MSINNFLPFFFLFSLFLHNASSSAIASNSDNGGHGFVDRQVLNLKKLKWKREQNHNTTKCFPQRSRTEKNVTILEVHHKDYCSKTKSNWNQRLQKHILSDQIRVHSLQSRIKIALFNGFNQELSQAQIPLISGAKLQTLNYIVTVGLGSRNMTLIVDTGSDVTWVQCEPCGSCYSQQEPLFNPTDSPSYKPVLCKSTTCQDLQSATGNSGVCEANSTTCNYYVSYGDGSYTKGDLASDSIVLGTSAINGFVFGCGRVNDGLFGGASGLMGLGRSALSLVTQTNDVFGGVFSYCLPSVTDKGSGSLILGDEISAYKNFSPISYTKLISNPLLPFYFLNLTGISIGGVWLQDPSFGQKKMLIDSGTVITRLFSSVYIAVKSEFLKQFSGFPKAPNFSILDTCFNLSSYDQVEIPTFKLHFESNAKLTVDVNGLLYFAKSDASQVCLAIAGLSDEEDIGIIGNYQQKNTRVIYNTKASTLGFAQETCSLE